From Harpia harpyja isolate bHarHar1 chromosome 19, bHarHar1 primary haplotype, whole genome shotgun sequence, one genomic window encodes:
- the TMEM141 gene encoding transmembrane protein 141 isoform X2 has product MVNLGLRRVEDSVAAKHPALQQYAACQSHAFMKGIGTFLAGSGAAFAVQKLVNKKLPYSLQWSLLLAGAAGSLASYVVTRAETRKCADFWIYLETENLPSPEDRESVAPLVRRNKYGDVVE; this is encoded by the exons ATGGTCAACCTGGGGCTGCGGCGGGTGGAGGACAGCGTAGCCGCCAAGCACCCG GCGCTGCAGCAGTACGCGGCCTGCCAGTCCCACGCCTTCATGAAGGGCATCGGTACCTTCCTGGCAG GCAGCGGAGCCGCCTTCGCCGTGCAGAAGCTGGTGAACAAGAAGCTGCCGTACAGCCTGCAGTGGAGCCTGCTGCTGGCCGGGG CCGCAGGGTCCCTCGCCAGCTACGTGGTAACCCGAGCCGAGACGCGGAAATGCGCCGACTTCTGGATTTACCTGGAGACAG aaaaTCTGCCCAGTCCAGAGGACAGAGAGAGCGTGGCACCGCTGGTGAGAAGGAACAAGTACGGGGACGTTGTGGAGTAG
- the TMEM141 gene encoding transmembrane protein 141 isoform X1: MVNLGLRRVEDSVAAKHPALQQYAACQSHAFMKGIGTFLAGSGAAFAVQKLVNKKLPYSLQWSLLLAGAAGSLASYVVTRAETRKCADFWIYLETGKSPQELAVAGRVSQPAENLPSPEDRESVAPLVRRNKYGDVVE, from the exons ATGGTCAACCTGGGGCTGCGGCGGGTGGAGGACAGCGTAGCCGCCAAGCACCCG GCGCTGCAGCAGTACGCGGCCTGCCAGTCCCACGCCTTCATGAAGGGCATCGGTACCTTCCTGGCAG GCAGCGGAGCCGCCTTCGCCGTGCAGAAGCTGGTGAACAAGAAGCTGCCGTACAGCCTGCAGTGGAGCCTGCTGCTGGCCGGGG CCGCAGGGTCCCTCGCCAGCTACGTGGTAACCCGAGCCGAGACGCGGAAATGCGCCGACTTCTGGATTTACCTGGAGACAGGCAAGTCCCCACAGGAGCTTGCCGTGGCTGGTAGGGTGTCTCAGCCTGCAG aaaaTCTGCCCAGTCCAGAGGACAGAGAGAGCGTGGCACCGCTGGTGAGAAGGAACAAGTACGGGGACGTTGTGGAGTAG
- the PAXX gene encoding protein PAXX isoform X1 produces MAEPAGPFHLLQAGPGRYLCYCRPGPGPGGTVYVTDALEVWAGELGVRPPLGCRCRPEEHGTKLREALGRQAASLSLGEGKATLQPRDEAQCSALDLFKLPVAEARSQLQALVFGMAEHVESLERRLEAVVETLASSCSPEKNAAWSQQLFVPGLPKQLADLLQSLSCLSLTEADPSPRKNRGAGSALSAKRKIPGESLINPGFKSKRAPSGVDFEDS; encoded by the exons ATGGCGGAGCCGGCCGGGCCCTTCCACCTGCtgcaggccgggccgggccggtacCTCTGCTActgccgccccggccccggccccggcggcacCGTCTA TGTGACCGACGCGCTGGAGGTCTGGGCCGGGGAGCTCGGCGTCCGCCCGCCGCTCGGCTGC CGGTGCCGGCCAGAGGAGCACGGCACGAAGCTCAG GGAGGCCTTGGGGCGGCAGGCCGCCTCGCTGAGCCTGGGCGAGGGGAAGGCCACGCTGCAGCCGCGGGACGAGGCCCAGTGCTCAGCCCTGGATCTCTTCAAGCTGCCCGTCGCCGAGGCGAGGAGCCAGCTCCAGGCACTGGTGTTTGGCATGGCAGAGCATGTGGAAAGCCTGGAGAGACGCCTGGAAG CAGTGGTGGAGACACTGGCGTCTTCCTGCAGCCCTGAGAAGAACGCTGCCTGGAGCCAGCAGCTCTTTGTACCAG GACTGCCAAAGCAACTAGCTGACCTTTTGCAATCCCTGTCCTGCCTGTCCCTGACCGAGGCAGACCCCAGCCCCAGGAAGAACAGGGGTGCTGGCTCAGCTTTGTCAGCCAAGAGGAAGATCCCAGGAGAGTCTCTCATTAACCCTGGCTTCAAAAG CAAGAGGGCACCATCTGGAGTGGATTTTGAGGACTCCTGA
- the PAXX gene encoding protein PAXX isoform X3, with protein MAEPAGPFHLLQAGPGRYLCYCRPGPGPGGTVYVTDALEVWAGELGVRPPLGCRCRPEEHGTKLREALGRQAASLSLGEGKATLQPRDEAQCSALDLFKLPVAEARSQLQALVFGMAEHVESLERRLEAVVETLASSCSPEKNAAWSQQLFVPDPSPRKNRGAGSALSAKRKIPGESLINPGFKSKRAPSGVDFEDS; from the exons ATGGCGGAGCCGGCCGGGCCCTTCCACCTGCtgcaggccgggccgggccggtacCTCTGCTActgccgccccggccccggccccggcggcacCGTCTA TGTGACCGACGCGCTGGAGGTCTGGGCCGGGGAGCTCGGCGTCCGCCCGCCGCTCGGCTGC CGGTGCCGGCCAGAGGAGCACGGCACGAAGCTCAG GGAGGCCTTGGGGCGGCAGGCCGCCTCGCTGAGCCTGGGCGAGGGGAAGGCCACGCTGCAGCCGCGGGACGAGGCCCAGTGCTCAGCCCTGGATCTCTTCAAGCTGCCCGTCGCCGAGGCGAGGAGCCAGCTCCAGGCACTGGTGTTTGGCATGGCAGAGCATGTGGAAAGCCTGGAGAGACGCCTGGAAG CAGTGGTGGAGACACTGGCGTCTTCCTGCAGCCCTGAGAAGAACGCTGCCTGGAGCCAGCAGCTCTTTGTACCAG ACCCCAGCCCCAGGAAGAACAGGGGTGCTGGCTCAGCTTTGTCAGCCAAGAGGAAGATCCCAGGAGAGTCTCTCATTAACCCTGGCTTCAAAAG CAAGAGGGCACCATCTGGAGTGGATTTTGAGGACTCCTGA
- the CLIC3 gene encoding chloride intracellular channel protein 3, whose protein sequence is MWAGRGHAPAPALAPQPPLSQQPPPSMAEKPQIQLFVKASEDGESMGHCPFCQRLFMVLLLKGVPFTLTTVDVKRALDMLKDFAPGAQLPVLLYNGEPKTDTITIEDFLEDKLGPPMFPSLVPRYRESSLAGNDIFHKFSTFIKNPVPAQDEVLQRSLLRALLKLDEYLSAPLEYELAHNPHLRASQRRFLDGDQLTLADCNLLPKLNIVQVVCQHYRCFGIPKDLRGVWRYLNSASETKEFKYTCPNSEEIVQAYRSVVRSPQ, encoded by the exons ATGTGGGCTGGGAGGGGCCATGCACCAGCACCGGCACTCGCACCACAGCCACCACTCAGCCAGCAGCCACCACCCAGCATGGCCGAGAAACCCCAAATCCAGCTCTTCGTCAAG gcAAGCGAGGACGGGGAGAGCATGGGCCACTGCCCCTTCTGCCAGCGGCTTTTCATGGTGCTACTGCTCAAAGGGGTGCCCTTCACCCTCACCACCGTGGATGTGAAGAG GGCACTAGACATGCTGAAGGACTTCGCACCGGGTGCCCAGCTGCCCGTTTTGCTCTACAACGGCGAGCCCAAGACTGACACCATCACCATTGAGGACTTCCTGGAGGACAAGCTGGGCCCCCCCAT GTTCCCCAGCCTGGTCCCACGGTACAGGGAGTCCAGCCTGGCTGGGAATGACATCTTTCACAAGTTCTCCACCTTCATCAAGAACCCAGTGCCTGCCCAGGACGAGG TGCTGCAGCGGAGCCTGCTGCGGGCCCTGCTGAAGCTGGACGAGTACCTGAGTGCCCCCCTGGAGTACGAGCTGGCCCACAACCCCCACCTCCGGGCCTCCCAGCGCCGCTTCCTTGATGGGGACCAGCTCACGTTAGCCGACTGCAACCTGCTGCCCAAGCTCAACATCGTTCAG GTTGTGTGCCAGCATTACCGCTGCTTTGGGATCCCAAAGGACCTGCGGGGCGTGTGGCGCTACCTCAACAGCGCCAGCGAAACCAAGGAGTTCAAATACACCTGCCCCAACAGCGAGGAGATTGTACAAGCCTATCGCTCTGTGGTCCGGTCGCCGCAGTGA
- the PAXX gene encoding protein PAXX isoform X2 has translation MAEPAGPFHLLQAGPGRYLCYCRPGPGPGGTVYVTDALEVWAGELGVRPPLGCRCRPEEHGTKLREALGRQAASLSLGEGKATLQPRDEAQCSALDLFKLPVAEARSQLQALVFGMAEHVESLERRLEVVETLASSCSPEKNAAWSQQLFVPGLPKQLADLLQSLSCLSLTEADPSPRKNRGAGSALSAKRKIPGESLINPGFKSKRAPSGVDFEDS, from the exons ATGGCGGAGCCGGCCGGGCCCTTCCACCTGCtgcaggccgggccgggccggtacCTCTGCTActgccgccccggccccggccccggcggcacCGTCTA TGTGACCGACGCGCTGGAGGTCTGGGCCGGGGAGCTCGGCGTCCGCCCGCCGCTCGGCTGC CGGTGCCGGCCAGAGGAGCACGGCACGAAGCTCAG GGAGGCCTTGGGGCGGCAGGCCGCCTCGCTGAGCCTGGGCGAGGGGAAGGCCACGCTGCAGCCGCGGGACGAGGCCCAGTGCTCAGCCCTGGATCTCTTCAAGCTGCCCGTCGCCGAGGCGAGGAGCCAGCTCCAGGCACTGGTGTTTGGCATGGCAGAGCATGTGGAAAGCCTGGAGAGACGCCTGGAAG TGGTGGAGACACTGGCGTCTTCCTGCAGCCCTGAGAAGAACGCTGCCTGGAGCCAGCAGCTCTTTGTACCAG GACTGCCAAAGCAACTAGCTGACCTTTTGCAATCCCTGTCCTGCCTGTCCCTGACCGAGGCAGACCCCAGCCCCAGGAAGAACAGGGGTGCTGGCTCAGCTTTGTCAGCCAAGAGGAAGATCCCAGGAGAGTCTCTCATTAACCCTGGCTTCAAAAG CAAGAGGGCACCATCTGGAGTGGATTTTGAGGACTCCTGA
- the ENTPD2 gene encoding ectonucleoside triphosphate diphosphohydrolase 2 isoform X1 → MARRVAAILLLLALGCLLGILLLCLGSGDTRGPPGFKYGIVLDAGSSHTAMFIYKWPADKENDTGVVSEHSMCDVEGPGISSYSSNPPAAGTSLVPCLNQALRDVPKEKHAGTPLYLGATAGMRLLNITNVQASDAVLSAVTAMLKSYPFNFRGAKILSGEEEGVFGWVTANYLLENFIKRGWLGEWIQPQKKTLGAMDFGGASTQITFETRDTIEDPRNEVMLKLYGQVYKVYTHSFLCYGRDQVLKRLLSKLLQAASYQATITHPCWPTGYHKSLSLSSVYDSPCTEKERPSLALNTTVTVVGTGNGSLCTLHVSKLFDFTTCSFSRCSFDGIFQPEVSGNFIAFSAFFYTVDFIQAVMGTPVYLPSDLKDAAETVCATSWSELLQKAPKLEKRLPDYCAVSTFVYLLTTKGYNFNNRSFPNIAFQKKAGETSIGWALGYMLNLTNMIPAEKPSSHKSMLYNYWVILILLFVVTTLTSLVTAVCLLRHSKSLTI, encoded by the exons aTGGCCCGCCGGGTCGCCGCCATCCTCCTGCTCCTCGCCCTCGGCTGCCTCCTGGGcatcctcctgctctgcctcGGCTCCGGGGACACGCGGGGCCCGCCGGGCTtcaag TATGGCATCGTGCTGGACGCCGGGTCCTCCCACACAGCCATGTTCATCTACAAGTGGCCTGCAGACAAGGAGAATGACACTGGGGTGGTCAGCGAGCACAGCATGTGCGATGTGGAGG GTCCTGGCATCTCCAGCTACAGCTCCAACCCTCCGGCTGCCGGGACAAGCTTGGTGCCCTGCCTGAACCAGGCTCTGAGAGATGTGCCCAAGGAGAAGCACGCAGGCACCCCACTCTACCTGGGTGCCACAGCTGGCATGCGCCTGCTCAA CATCACGAATGTGCAGGCTTCAGATGCCGTCCTCAGCGCCGTGACAGCCATGCTGAAGTCGTACCCCTTCAATTTCCGGGGGGCAAAGATCCTGtcgggggaagaggaaggggtcTTTGGCTGGGTCACTGCAAACTACCTCCTGGAGAACTTCATCAAG CGTGGGTGGCTCGGGGAATGGATTCAGCCCCAGAAGAAGACCCTGGGGGCCATGGACTTTGGGGGTGCTTCCACACAGATCACCTTTGAAACCAGGGACACCATTGAAGACCCCAGAAACGAGGTGATGCTGAAGCTGTACGGCCAGGTGTACAAAGTGTACACCCACAGCTTCCTCTGCTATGGAAGGGACCAGGTCCTCAAGAGGCTGCTCTCAAAGCTCCTCCAG GCTGCGAGCTACCAAGCAACCATCACCCATCCCTGCTGGCCCACGGGGTACCACAAGAGCCTGTCACTGAGCAGTGTCTACGACAGCCCCTGCACAGAGAAGGAGAGGCCAAGCCTTGCCCTCAACACCACCGTCACCGTGGTCGGCACCGGGAATGGGAGCCTCTGCACTCTGCATGTCAGCAAGCTCTTTGACTTCACCACCTGCTCCTTTTCCCGCTGCTCCTTTGATGGCATTTTCCAGCCAGAGGTTTCAGGAAACTTCATC GCCTTCTCTGCCTTCTTCTACACGGTAGACTTCATCCAGGCAGTGATGGGGACACCCGTGTACTTGCCCAGCGACCTGAAGGATGCTGCTGAGACCGTGTGTGCCACCAGCTGGAGTGAG CTGCTCCAGAAAGCCCCCAAGCTGGAGAAGAGGTTGCCGGATTACTGCGCTGTCAGCACGTTCGTTTATTTGCTCACCACCAAAGGCTATAACTTCAACAACCGTTCCTTCCCCAACATTGCCTTCCAGAAGAAG GCAGGAGAAACCTCCATTGGCTGGGCCTTGGGCTACATGCTGAACCTCACCAACATGATCCCGGCAGAGAAGCCCTCTTCCCATAAAAGCATGCTGTACAACTACTGGGTCATCCTCATCTTGCTCTTTGTGGTCACCACCCTGACGTCTCTGGTGACTGCCGTCTGCCTGCTCCGGCACAGCAAGTCCCTCACAATCTAA
- the PAXX gene encoding protein PAXX isoform X4, whose protein sequence is MAEPAGPFHLLQAGPGRYLCYCRPGPGPGGTVYVTDALEVWAGELGVRPPLGCRCRPEEHGTKLREALGRQAASLSLGEGKATLQPRDEAQCSALDLFKLPVAEARSQLQALVFGMAEHVESLERRLEVVETLASSCSPEKNAAWSQQLFVPDPSPRKNRGAGSALSAKRKIPGESLINPGFKSKRAPSGVDFEDS, encoded by the exons ATGGCGGAGCCGGCCGGGCCCTTCCACCTGCtgcaggccgggccgggccggtacCTCTGCTActgccgccccggccccggccccggcggcacCGTCTA TGTGACCGACGCGCTGGAGGTCTGGGCCGGGGAGCTCGGCGTCCGCCCGCCGCTCGGCTGC CGGTGCCGGCCAGAGGAGCACGGCACGAAGCTCAG GGAGGCCTTGGGGCGGCAGGCCGCCTCGCTGAGCCTGGGCGAGGGGAAGGCCACGCTGCAGCCGCGGGACGAGGCCCAGTGCTCAGCCCTGGATCTCTTCAAGCTGCCCGTCGCCGAGGCGAGGAGCCAGCTCCAGGCACTGGTGTTTGGCATGGCAGAGCATGTGGAAAGCCTGGAGAGACGCCTGGAAG TGGTGGAGACACTGGCGTCTTCCTGCAGCCCTGAGAAGAACGCTGCCTGGAGCCAGCAGCTCTTTGTACCAG ACCCCAGCCCCAGGAAGAACAGGGGTGCTGGCTCAGCTTTGTCAGCCAAGAGGAAGATCCCAGGAGAGTCTCTCATTAACCCTGGCTTCAAAAG CAAGAGGGCACCATCTGGAGTGGATTTTGAGGACTCCTGA
- the ENTPD2 gene encoding ectonucleoside triphosphate diphosphohydrolase 2 isoform X2, with product MFIYKWPADKENDTGVVSEHSMCDVEGPGISSYSSNPPAAGTSLVPCLNQALRDVPKEKHAGTPLYLGATAGMRLLNITNVQASDAVLSAVTAMLKSYPFNFRGAKILSGEEEGVFGWVTANYLLENFIKRGWLGEWIQPQKKTLGAMDFGGASTQITFETRDTIEDPRNEVMLKLYGQVYKVYTHSFLCYGRDQVLKRLLSKLLQAASYQATITHPCWPTGYHKSLSLSSVYDSPCTEKERPSLALNTTVTVVGTGNGSLCTLHVSKLFDFTTCSFSRCSFDGIFQPEVSGNFIAFSAFFYTVDFIQAVMGTPVYLPSDLKDAAETVCATSWSELLQKAPKLEKRLPDYCAVSTFVYLLTTKGYNFNNRSFPNIAFQKKAGETSIGWALGYMLNLTNMIPAEKPSSHKSMLYNYWVILILLFVVTTLTSLVTAVCLLRHSKSLTI from the exons ATGTTCATCTACAAGTGGCCTGCAGACAAGGAGAATGACACTGGGGTGGTCAGCGAGCACAGCATGTGCGATGTGGAGG GTCCTGGCATCTCCAGCTACAGCTCCAACCCTCCGGCTGCCGGGACAAGCTTGGTGCCCTGCCTGAACCAGGCTCTGAGAGATGTGCCCAAGGAGAAGCACGCAGGCACCCCACTCTACCTGGGTGCCACAGCTGGCATGCGCCTGCTCAA CATCACGAATGTGCAGGCTTCAGATGCCGTCCTCAGCGCCGTGACAGCCATGCTGAAGTCGTACCCCTTCAATTTCCGGGGGGCAAAGATCCTGtcgggggaagaggaaggggtcTTTGGCTGGGTCACTGCAAACTACCTCCTGGAGAACTTCATCAAG CGTGGGTGGCTCGGGGAATGGATTCAGCCCCAGAAGAAGACCCTGGGGGCCATGGACTTTGGGGGTGCTTCCACACAGATCACCTTTGAAACCAGGGACACCATTGAAGACCCCAGAAACGAGGTGATGCTGAAGCTGTACGGCCAGGTGTACAAAGTGTACACCCACAGCTTCCTCTGCTATGGAAGGGACCAGGTCCTCAAGAGGCTGCTCTCAAAGCTCCTCCAG GCTGCGAGCTACCAAGCAACCATCACCCATCCCTGCTGGCCCACGGGGTACCACAAGAGCCTGTCACTGAGCAGTGTCTACGACAGCCCCTGCACAGAGAAGGAGAGGCCAAGCCTTGCCCTCAACACCACCGTCACCGTGGTCGGCACCGGGAATGGGAGCCTCTGCACTCTGCATGTCAGCAAGCTCTTTGACTTCACCACCTGCTCCTTTTCCCGCTGCTCCTTTGATGGCATTTTCCAGCCAGAGGTTTCAGGAAACTTCATC GCCTTCTCTGCCTTCTTCTACACGGTAGACTTCATCCAGGCAGTGATGGGGACACCCGTGTACTTGCCCAGCGACCTGAAGGATGCTGCTGAGACCGTGTGTGCCACCAGCTGGAGTGAG CTGCTCCAGAAAGCCCCCAAGCTGGAGAAGAGGTTGCCGGATTACTGCGCTGTCAGCACGTTCGTTTATTTGCTCACCACCAAAGGCTATAACTTCAACAACCGTTCCTTCCCCAACATTGCCTTCCAGAAGAAG GCAGGAGAAACCTCCATTGGCTGGGCCTTGGGCTACATGCTGAACCTCACCAACATGATCCCGGCAGAGAAGCCCTCTTCCCATAAAAGCATGCTGTACAACTACTGGGTCATCCTCATCTTGCTCTTTGTGGTCACCACCCTGACGTCTCTGGTGACTGCCGTCTGCCTGCTCCGGCACAGCAAGTCCCTCACAATCTAA